One window of the Salvia miltiorrhiza cultivar Shanhuang (shh) chromosome 6, IMPLAD_Smil_shh, whole genome shotgun sequence genome contains the following:
- the LOC130990698 gene encoding uncharacterized protein LOC130990698, with product MRPRLLQPPLPSLLLPPSNSTAAKPSAAAVGFRRCQNLLVREGKEMDSVLYTYRSCVKALPQNILYEIIAGLRNVSADAPSSSAAPRSISSTKSVGELLSDIAPVCNVNLSPFN from the exons ATGCGACCTAGGCTGCTGCAGCCGCCGCTGCCAAGCCTTCTGCTGCCGCCGTCGAATTCCACCGCTGCCAAGCCCTCTGCCGCCGCCGTCGGATTCCGCCGCTGCCAA AATTTGCTTGTCCGAGAAGGCAAGGAAATGGATTCAGTGCTTTATACATATCGGAGTTGTGTTAAAGCCCTTCCACAG AATATTTTATATGAGATAATAGCTGGGCTTCGCAATGTAAGTGCTGATGCACCTAGTTCTTCTGCTGCACCTCGTAGCATTTCATCTACAAAATCTGTGGGGGAACTACTCTCTGACATAGCACCTGTCTGTAATGTAAATCTCTCCCCCTTCAATTGA